Proteins co-encoded in one Hymenobacter swuensis DY53 genomic window:
- the hisB gene encoding bifunctional histidinol-phosphatase/imidazoleglycerol-phosphate dehydratase HisB — MKKVLFIDRDGTILIEPPTDFQVDALTREKFQFVPGAITGLARIARELDYELVLVSNQDGLGTASYPEDTFWPAHTMMLDVLRSEGVEFVREHIDRSFPHENLPTRKPGTGMLTQYLGEGSGYDLKNSFVIGDRLTDVELAQNLGCQSILLKPEGEGDERAALTTMSWEKIYQFLRLPARTAVVQRDTNETKISIELNLDGNGRPEMHTGLGFFDHMLDQLSKHSGVDMKITVQGDLHIDEHHTIEDTAIALGEAFTQALGDKRGLARYGFLLPMDDVLAQAAIDFSGRPWIVWDAEFKREKVGDMPCEMFYHFFKSFSDAARCNLNIKAEGQNEHHKIEAIFKAVAKSIKMALVRDAGRMEIPSTKGIL; from the coding sequence ATGAAAAAAGTACTCTTCATTGACCGTGACGGCACCATCCTCATCGAGCCGCCGACGGATTTTCAGGTGGACGCGCTGACGCGGGAAAAATTTCAGTTTGTGCCCGGTGCCATCACCGGTCTGGCCCGCATTGCCCGCGAGCTGGATTACGAGCTGGTGCTGGTGAGCAACCAGGACGGCCTCGGCACCGCCAGCTACCCGGAAGATACCTTCTGGCCGGCCCACACGATGATGCTCGACGTGCTGCGCTCGGAAGGAGTGGAGTTCGTGCGCGAGCACATCGACCGGAGCTTCCCCCACGAGAACCTGCCCACCCGCAAGCCCGGCACCGGCATGCTCACTCAGTACCTGGGCGAGGGCAGCGGCTACGACCTCAAAAACTCCTTCGTCATCGGCGACCGGCTGACCGACGTGGAACTGGCCCAGAACTTGGGCTGCCAGTCCATCCTGCTGAAGCCGGAAGGGGAGGGCGACGAGCGCGCCGCGCTGACGACCATGAGCTGGGAAAAAATATACCAGTTCCTGCGGCTGCCCGCCCGCACCGCCGTGGTACAACGCGATACGAACGAAACCAAAATTAGCATCGAGCTGAACCTCGACGGCAACGGCCGTCCCGAGATGCACACCGGCCTGGGCTTCTTCGACCACATGCTCGACCAGCTCAGCAAGCATTCGGGCGTGGATATGAAAATCACGGTGCAGGGCGACCTGCACATCGACGAGCACCACACCATAGAGGACACGGCCATTGCCTTGGGCGAAGCCTTCACCCAGGCCCTCGGCGACAAGCGCGGCCTGGCCCGTTACGGTTTCCTGCTGCCCATGGACGACGTGCTGGCTCAGGCCGCCATTGACTTTTCGGGCCGCCCCTGGATTGTGTGGGACGCCGAGTTCAAGCGCGAGAAAGTAGGGGATATGCCTTGCGAAATGTTTTACCATTTCTTCAAGAGCTTCTCCGACGCCGCCCGCTGCAACCTCAACATCAAAGCCGAGGGCCAGAACGAGCACCACAAGATCGAAGCCATTTTCAAGGCCGTAGCCAAGTCCATAAAAATGGCGCTGGTGCGCGACGCCGGTCGCATGGAAATTCCCAGCACCAAAGGTATTTTGTAG
- the hisIE gene encoding bifunctional phosphoribosyl-AMP cyclohydrolase/phosphoribosyl-ATP diphosphatase HisIE → MDFAKMPDGLIPVIVQDVHTGQVLMLGYQNEEAQRVTRQTGRVTFFSRSKQRLWTKGETSGNYLTVVSEHEDCDQDALLILARPDGPTCHRGTTSCFEQSQQTRYPAPAVSFVAELERLVQRRHQHPDEDPKSYTASLFRKGMPKIAQKVGEEAVETVIDAVGGNVEGLKGEAADLLYHLLVLLTASGLSMEDVVDVLKQRHTTISGGVRRE, encoded by the coding sequence ATGGATTTTGCCAAAATGCCCGATGGGCTGATTCCGGTGATTGTGCAGGATGTCCACACGGGGCAGGTGCTGATGCTGGGCTACCAGAACGAGGAAGCGCAGCGCGTGACCCGCCAGACGGGCCGCGTGACGTTCTTCTCCCGCTCCAAACAGCGCCTCTGGACCAAGGGCGAAACCTCCGGCAACTACCTCACCGTGGTGAGTGAGCACGAGGACTGCGACCAGGACGCCCTGCTCATCCTGGCCCGCCCCGACGGCCCCACCTGCCACCGGGGCACCACCAGCTGCTTCGAGCAGTCCCAGCAGACGCGCTACCCGGCCCCGGCCGTGAGCTTCGTGGCGGAGCTGGAGCGCCTGGTGCAGCGCCGCCACCAGCACCCCGATGAAGACCCCAAGTCGTACACTGCCTCGCTGTTCCGCAAGGGCATGCCCAAAATCGCCCAGAAAGTGGGAGAGGAGGCCGTGGAAACCGTCATCGACGCCGTGGGCGGCAACGTGGAAGGACTCAAAGGCGAAGCCGCCGACCTGTTGTACCATTTGTTGGTACTGCTGACGGCCTCCGGCCTGTCGATGGAAGACGTGGTGGACGTGCTCAAGCAGCGCCACACCACCATTTCCGGCGGGGTGCGGCGGGAGTAA
- the hisA gene encoding 1-(5-phosphoribosyl)-5-[(5-phosphoribosylamino)methylideneamino]imidazole-4-carboxamide isomerase, producing the protein MEIIPAIDLINGQCVRLTEGDFAQQTTYDADPLAVAQRFEAAGVKRLHLVDLDGARAKRPVNLPVLERIARHTSLHIDFGGGLQSEDAVRQAFDAGARQITAGSIAVREPETVNGWLHAFGADRIIIGADYRDNHISINAWAEQSERTLREFVEGYLASGATTFICTDVSKDGKLQGPSLGTYTELREQLPAARLIASGGVTTIADVEALAAVGMHGAIIGKAIYEGTITLEQLQPWL; encoded by the coding sequence ATGGAAATCATTCCCGCTATTGACCTCATCAACGGCCAGTGCGTGCGCCTGACGGAGGGCGACTTTGCCCAGCAGACCACCTACGACGCCGACCCGCTGGCCGTGGCCCAACGCTTCGAGGCCGCCGGCGTGAAGCGCCTGCACCTGGTGGACCTCGACGGGGCCCGCGCCAAGCGCCCCGTGAACCTACCCGTACTGGAGCGCATTGCCCGCCACACCAGCCTGCACATCGACTTCGGGGGCGGGCTGCAGAGCGAGGACGCCGTGCGCCAGGCCTTCGACGCCGGAGCCCGGCAGATAACGGCCGGCAGTATTGCCGTGCGCGAGCCCGAAACCGTGAATGGCTGGCTCCATGCCTTCGGGGCCGACCGGATCATCATCGGGGCCGACTACCGCGACAACCACATTTCCATCAACGCCTGGGCCGAGCAGAGCGAGCGGACCCTGCGCGAGTTCGTGGAGGGCTACCTGGCCAGCGGAGCCACCACCTTCATCTGCACCGACGTGAGCAAGGACGGCAAGCTTCAGGGCCCTTCGCTGGGTACCTACACCGAGCTGCGCGAGCAGCTGCCCGCCGCCCGCCTCATTGCCAGCGGCGGCGTCACCACCATTGCCGACGTGGAGGCCCTGGCCGCCGTGGGCATGCACGGGGCTATCATCGGCAAAGCAATCTACGAAGGCACCATCACGCTGGAGCAGCTGCAGCCCTGGCTATGA
- the hisH gene encoding imidazole glycerol phosphate synthase subunit HisH, translated as MEIAIVDYKGGNVQSVLFALERLGVQATLTADHDVIRRADKVLFPGEGEAASAMRELRAQGLHELLPTLTQPFLGICLGMQLLGRHTQEGGGTELLGILPFDVVRFPATPEYKVPHMGWNNLQALRGPLFEGLSAEDYVYFVHSYYAPVGEYTIAEAAYPAPFSAAVQHENFYAAQFHTEKSGPVGTRILENFLKL; from the coding sequence ATGGAAATAGCCATAGTAGATTACAAAGGCGGCAACGTGCAGTCGGTGCTGTTTGCGCTGGAACGGCTGGGCGTGCAGGCCACGCTCACGGCCGACCACGACGTGATTCGCCGCGCCGACAAGGTGCTGTTCCCGGGTGAGGGCGAGGCTGCCTCCGCCATGCGGGAGCTGCGGGCCCAAGGGCTGCACGAACTGCTGCCCACGCTCACGCAGCCGTTCCTGGGCATCTGCCTGGGCATGCAGCTGCTGGGCCGCCACACCCAGGAGGGCGGCGGCACCGAGCTGCTCGGGATTCTGCCTTTCGACGTGGTGCGGTTCCCGGCCACGCCGGAGTACAAAGTGCCACACATGGGCTGGAACAACCTGCAGGCGTTGCGCGGTCCACTGTTCGAAGGGCTCAGTGCCGAGGACTACGTGTACTTCGTGCACAGCTACTACGCCCCGGTGGGTGAGTACACCATTGCCGAGGCCGCGTACCCCGCACCGTTCAGCGCCGCCGTGCAGCACGAGAACTTCTACGCCGCGCAGTTCCACACCGAAAAGAGCGGCCCCGTCGGCACCCGTATCCTGGAAAATTTTCTCAAGCTGTAA
- the hisF gene encoding imidazole glycerol phosphate synthase subunit HisF has translation MLTKRIIPCLDVKDGRTVKGVRFEGLRDAGDPVALAARYAREGADELVFLDITATNQKRATLVALVRDVARELDIPFTVGGGIGTVSDVEALLMNGADKVSINSAALARPELIDELAARFGSQCIVVAADARYHDADGWQIYTRAGTHNTGRDAVQWCREAADRGAGEILLTSMSNDGTKDGFALDITGAVSRAVTIPVVASGGAGSKQDFTNVFQQAHADAGLAASIFHFGEIGIRELKEHLRQDGIAVRL, from the coding sequence ATGCTAACCAAACGAATCATACCCTGCCTCGACGTGAAGGACGGGCGCACCGTGAAAGGGGTGCGCTTCGAGGGCCTGCGCGACGCGGGCGACCCGGTGGCCCTGGCCGCCCGCTACGCCCGCGAAGGCGCTGACGAGCTGGTGTTCCTCGATATCACCGCCACCAACCAGAAGCGCGCCACCCTGGTGGCCCTGGTGCGCGACGTGGCCCGCGAGCTGGACATCCCGTTCACCGTGGGCGGCGGCATCGGTACCGTGTCCGACGTGGAGGCGCTGCTCATGAACGGGGCCGACAAAGTGAGCATCAACTCGGCTGCTCTGGCGCGCCCCGAGCTGATTGACGAGCTGGCCGCCCGCTTCGGCTCCCAGTGCATCGTGGTGGCCGCTGATGCCCGCTACCACGACGCCGACGGCTGGCAGATCTACACCCGGGCCGGCACCCACAACACCGGCCGCGACGCGGTGCAGTGGTGCCGGGAAGCCGCCGACCGGGGCGCGGGCGAAATCCTGCTGACCTCCATGAGCAACGACGGCACCAAGGACGGCTTCGCGCTGGATATCACCGGGGCCGTGAGTCGGGCCGTAACCATTCCGGTGGTAGCCTCGGGCGGCGCGGGCTCCAAGCAGGACTTCACCAACGTGTTCCAGCAGGCCCACGCCGACGCCGGCCTCGCCGCCAGCATCTTCCACTTCGGCGAAATCGGCATCCGCGAGCTGAAAGAACACCTGCGCCAGGACGGCATTGCCGTACGGCTGTAA